One stretch of Paenibacillus sp. FSL R5-0341 DNA includes these proteins:
- a CDS encoding DegV family protein has product MSHKVAIVTDSTADIPEELIRKYGIHIVPLRVLFGEETYADGVDLTSEQFYEKLKKSSVLPTTSQPSPTDFMNVYQALLDENPERPIVSIHLSSGMSGTYQSAMLGKSLLEREGDITVLDSKSASYGYGLMVVQAAELAEQGKSATEIAAAIEGMQQSRKLFFLVDTLEYLQKGGRIGKASAILGTLLNIKPILSIDEEGVIYAVEKVRGHKKAMARIIELFQKDLAGKRVNLAVGHTADPGSAIACAEQLRGHFTLNEVIYTNIGAVIGSHVGPGVIAIFMWPVPE; this is encoded by the coding sequence ATGAGCCACAAGGTTGCAATTGTAACGGACAGTACGGCAGATATTCCCGAAGAACTCATTCGCAAATACGGGATTCACATTGTTCCGCTGCGTGTTCTGTTCGGGGAAGAAACCTATGCAGACGGCGTTGATCTGACTTCGGAACAGTTCTATGAAAAATTGAAGAAGAGTTCTGTGTTGCCTACAACTTCACAGCCATCTCCAACCGATTTCATGAATGTATATCAGGCACTGCTTGATGAGAACCCGGAACGTCCGATTGTATCGATCCACCTGTCATCCGGCATGAGTGGTACCTATCAATCGGCTATGCTCGGCAAGTCTTTGCTGGAGCGTGAGGGTGACATCACCGTGCTGGATTCGAAGTCAGCATCGTATGGATACGGTCTGATGGTAGTACAGGCTGCTGAACTTGCCGAACAGGGCAAGTCAGCAACCGAAATCGCTGCCGCTATTGAAGGGATGCAACAATCTCGTAAATTGTTCTTTCTCGTGGATACCCTTGAGTATCTGCAAAAGGGCGGTCGGATTGGCAAAGCTTCAGCCATCTTGGGAACGTTGCTTAACATTAAGCCGATCCTGTCTATTGATGAAGAAGGCGTGATCTACGCAGTTGAGAAAGTCAGAGGTCATAAAAAAGCAATGGCACGCATTATTGAACTGTTCCAGAAGGATCTCGCAGGCAAACGGGTTAACCTGGCGGTAGGTCATACCGCTGACCCGGGATCAGCAATCGCTTGTGCAGAGCAGCTGCGTGGACATTTTACACTGAATGAAGTGATCTATACCAATATTGGAGCCGTAATAGGC
- a CDS encoding DAK2 domain-containing protein yields MSIRSLNGTDFTAMVLAGAEQLGQHAEHVNSLNVFPVPDGDTGTNMNLTMSAGVAEIKRKSSASIGEAAGILSKGLLMGARGNSGVILSQLFRGFSRSAAPYEELNTLQFAAALQNGVDAAYKAVVKPVEGTILTVAKEAAKHANYYARRTNDITELMNEVLLKAKEALAMTPELLPVLKQVGVVDSGGQGLVYIYEGFMEVLLQSDGVNRTSLKKEVTPSVAASALKPSAPAEVVVKKPAQQQVIAPEMPLSAQARLETEDIEFLYDMEFFINRELGENAGVAFDDEAFRKALSVNGDSIIIIADDEVIKVHVHSKTPGDVLNLALQYGEITQIHILNMREQHRDLLTAGMDIAPSPELFAEIPPEAARSLEEAVLPADEMAPYGFIAVSSGDGIAEIFQSLGVDVVLSGGQTMNPSTEDFVKAVRSIAAEQVFILPNNSNIVLAAEQARELLEDERRITVIPSKTIPQGMAAAFAFQEDESAETNRDQMLEAISRVQSGQVTHAVRDTQYDELDIKAGHYIGIHNSKIVATDETMLQACEGLLKQMMESGDEVVTILEGEEADPEVTAALAAWLEEQYPDAEVEVHLGGQPVYYYLFSVES; encoded by the coding sequence TTGAGTATACGTTCTTTAAATGGAACAGATTTCACCGCAATGGTACTTGCCGGAGCGGAACAACTTGGACAGCATGCAGAGCACGTCAATTCCCTGAATGTTTTCCCTGTGCCAGATGGTGACACGGGAACGAACATGAATTTGACAATGAGTGCAGGAGTTGCAGAGATTAAAAGAAAAAGTTCTGCCTCCATCGGCGAAGCTGCCGGTATTTTATCGAAAGGCTTGCTTATGGGCGCACGGGGAAATTCGGGAGTTATTCTATCGCAATTGTTCCGTGGATTTAGTCGTTCAGCTGCTCCCTATGAGGAACTGAATACGCTCCAATTTGCAGCAGCCCTGCAGAACGGTGTTGACGCAGCTTACAAAGCTGTCGTAAAGCCCGTTGAAGGGACCATTCTTACCGTAGCCAAGGAAGCGGCCAAACATGCCAATTACTACGCAAGACGGACGAATGATATTACTGAATTAATGAATGAAGTTTTGTTAAAAGCAAAAGAAGCACTGGCAATGACTCCGGAATTACTGCCTGTACTGAAACAGGTTGGTGTTGTGGATTCAGGTGGTCAGGGGCTTGTATATATCTACGAAGGCTTTATGGAAGTATTGCTTCAAAGTGACGGAGTGAATCGTACTTCTTTGAAGAAAGAAGTAACTCCATCCGTGGCAGCATCTGCTTTGAAACCGTCTGCACCGGCAGAAGTGGTTGTCAAGAAGCCTGCACAGCAGCAGGTGATTGCACCAGAGATGCCATTGTCCGCTCAGGCGAGATTGGAAACGGAAGATATTGAATTCCTGTATGACATGGAATTTTTCATTAATCGTGAGCTTGGAGAGAACGCAGGAGTGGCATTCGATGACGAGGCATTCCGGAAAGCGTTGTCAGTAAATGGGGATTCGATCATTATCATTGCCGATGATGAAGTGATCAAAGTTCATGTCCATTCCAAGACACCAGGCGATGTATTAAACCTGGCACTTCAATATGGTGAAATCACACAGATTCATATTCTGAATATGCGTGAACAGCATCGGGATCTGCTGACAGCAGGCATGGACATCGCTCCTTCACCTGAATTGTTTGCAGAGATTCCACCTGAGGCAGCGCGTAGCCTGGAAGAGGCTGTGCTTCCTGCGGATGAGATGGCACCGTACGGTTTTATTGCGGTATCCTCCGGTGACGGTATTGCAGAGATTTTCCAAAGTCTGGGCGTCGATGTCGTTCTATCTGGTGGACAGACGATGAATCCAAGTACGGAGGATTTTGTAAAAGCCGTTCGTTCCATTGCTGCGGAGCAGGTATTTATACTCCCGAACAATTCTAACATTGTACTGGCTGCCGAGCAGGCTCGTGAATTGCTTGAAGACGAACGTCGGATTACGGTCATTCCAAGCAAGACCATTCCACAGGGAATGGCTGCTGCTTTTGCTTTCCAGGAAGATGAATCTGCGGAAACGAACCGTGACCAGATGCTCGAGGCGATTAGCCGGGTACAGTCCGGTCAAGTGACTCATGCGGTTCGCGATACGCAATATGATGAACTGGATATCAAAGCGGGGCACTACATCGGTATTCATAACTCCAAAATTGTAGCGACGGATGAAACCATGCTTCAAGCATGTGAAGGTCTGCTCAAGCAGATGATGGAGAGTGGTGATGAAGTGGTGACGATCCTTGAAGGGGAAGAAGCTGACCCTGAGGTTACCGCTGCCCTCGCTGCATGGCTTGAAGAACAGTATCCTGATGCTGAGGTAGAGGTACATCTTGGAGGACAGCCGGTGTATTATTATCTGTTCTCCGTAGAGTCCTAA
- the rpmB gene encoding 50S ribosomal protein L28, translated as MSRKCYVTGKKPGTGNHVSHANNRNRRTWGVNVQKVRILVDGKPKRVYVSTRALKAGKVTRV; from the coding sequence ATGTCTCGCAAATGTTATGTGACAGGTAAGAAACCGGGCACCGGTAACCACGTATCCCACGCTAACAACCGTAACCGTCGTACTTGGGGCGTAAACGTTCAGAAGGTCCGCATTCTCGTTGACGGTAAACCAAAACGTGTATACGTAAGCACCCGTGCACTGAAAGCCGGTAAAGTGACTCGCGTATAA
- the spoVM gene encoding stage V sporulation protein SpoVM: MKFYTFKLPKFLGGFVKAILNTFQKN, from the coding sequence ATGAAATTTTACACATTCAAACTGCCGAAGTTTTTGGGAGGGTTTGTAAAGGCGATTCTTAATACGTTTCAAAAGAACTGA
- the rpe gene encoding ribulose-phosphate 3-epimerase has translation MIKIAPSILSADFARLGAEVAEAQAAGGDWIHVDVMDGHFVPNITLGPAIVKAIAPHTSLPLDVHLMIENPERYVEEFAKAGAAVITVHAEACVHLHRVIHLIKEQGVKAGVALNPGTPASAILEVLDDVDMVLVMTVNPGFGGQAFISGTMNKIKQIRTWLNEKGRHDVHIEVDGGIAADTAPLVVEAGADVLVAGSAVFGREDRAAAITEIRRSYGG, from the coding sequence ATGATTAAAATTGCCCCATCGATATTATCAGCTGATTTTGCCCGACTTGGTGCTGAAGTTGCAGAAGCCCAAGCTGCAGGAGGAGACTGGATTCATGTTGACGTTATGGACGGTCATTTCGTCCCTAATATTACGCTTGGACCTGCGATTGTGAAGGCGATCGCTCCACATACAAGCTTGCCGCTTGATGTGCACTTGATGATTGAGAATCCTGAGCGTTATGTTGAGGAATTTGCCAAAGCGGGAGCAGCGGTAATTACTGTTCATGCTGAGGCTTGTGTGCATCTGCACCGGGTTATTCATCTGATCAAGGAGCAAGGAGTGAAGGCAGGGGTTGCCCTTAATCCGGGAACGCCAGCGTCAGCCATTCTCGAAGTTCTGGATGATGTAGATATGGTTCTTGTTATGACGGTAAATCCTGGCTTTGGCGGACAGGCATTTATCTCGGGTACCATGAACAAAATCAAGCAGATTCGTACCTGGTTGAACGAAAAGGGACGCCATGATGTACATATCGAAGTGGATGGCGGAATTGCTGCCGATACAGCCCCGCTTGTGGTGGAAGCTGGAGCGGATGTACTGGTTGCCGGAAGTGCCGTATTTGGTCGTGAAGATCGTGCTGCCGCGATAACTGAAATCCGTCGTAGCTACGGAGGCTGA
- the rsgA gene encoding ribosome small subunit-dependent GTPase A: protein MPEGIIVKALSGYYYVMPVEDNGVPSVEGSAVQCRARGIFRKRGTSPLVGDRVSYMLTENGEGTVDEIRKRETELIRPPVANVSLAVLLFSVKEPDMNLNLLDKFLVHIEQAGLDALIVLTKQDLADPAKDTVAEVKALYEQVGYEVISTSSRTGEGSELLRDRLAGKISVFSGQSGVGKSSMLNALMPGLTLETSAISMRLGRGKHTTRHVELIPLDNGGFVADTPGFSQLDFLEIGVEELSTCFREFAQFADQCKFRGCTHTHEPGCRVLAAKEEGLISESRYQHYVLFLTEMKDKKRRY from the coding sequence ATGCCAGAAGGTATCATCGTTAAAGCGCTAAGCGGTTACTATTATGTCATGCCAGTGGAAGACAACGGGGTTCCTTCGGTTGAAGGTTCCGCCGTTCAATGTCGAGCCAGAGGTATCTTCAGAAAACGAGGAACGTCACCGCTTGTAGGTGACCGTGTCAGCTACATGTTGACTGAAAACGGAGAAGGAACGGTAGATGAAATCCGGAAGCGTGAGACAGAACTCATCCGTCCTCCGGTGGCCAACGTAAGTTTGGCTGTTCTGTTATTCTCAGTGAAAGAACCGGATATGAACCTGAATCTGTTGGACAAGTTCCTCGTTCACATCGAGCAAGCTGGACTGGATGCTCTGATTGTGCTGACCAAGCAGGATTTGGCTGATCCAGCCAAAGACACTGTTGCTGAAGTGAAAGCATTGTATGAACAGGTTGGTTACGAAGTGATTTCCACAAGTTCACGTACCGGCGAAGGCAGTGAACTGCTCAGGGACCGTCTCGCTGGTAAGATTAGCGTATTCTCTGGTCAATCCGGTGTAGGAAAGTCGTCCATGTTAAATGCATTGATGCCAGGCCTGACGCTGGAGACGAGTGCGATCAGCATGCGTCTAGGACGAGGGAAACACACCACCAGGCACGTGGAGCTTATTCCTTTGGATAATGGTGGATTCGTTGCGGATACGCCAGGATTCAGCCAACTGGACTTTCTGGAGATCGGTGTGGAGGAACTCTCCACTTGTTTCCGGGAATTTGCCCAGTTTGCAGATCAGTGCAAATTCCGAGGTTGTACCCATACACATGAACCAGGCTGCCGTGTGCTTGCGGCCAAGGAGGAAGGTCTGATCTCCGAAAGCCGATATCAGCACTATGTGCTGTTCCTGACCGAAATGAAAGATAAGAAGCGGAGGTATTAA
- the pknB gene encoding Stk1 family PASTA domain-containing Ser/Thr kinase, whose protein sequence is MIGHQLGGRYEVIERVGGGGMALVYKAQDLLLNRNVAIKVLRQQFVHDEEFIRRFRREAQSAASLSHPNVVSIYDVGQEDDVHYIVMEYVEGKNLNEIIKERAPLQVDESVRIASQIADALDHAHHNQIIHRDIKPHNILIGRNGRVKVTDFGIARAVTSTTITQTGSVVGSVHYFSPEHAKGIVTGEKSDLYSLGIVLYQMLTGQLPFLGESPISVALKHLQEEFDEPRKFNPLIPQSVENVILKSMRKNPQERYQSAKEMQTDLETCLMPERRNETKIDFPDEDDIDQTRVMPAIKPEPRGVTSTGAVPVMESDEATGKGKAKVKNWKKPTLLISLTVLILIAMVGVVWYVKGMLVVPEVTVPNVITQTEEKAREMLEEKGLVVSDEVIRLYKEDVEPGIVFDQSRKEGDVVKEGSEVQISVGAEKELVKMIDVKQETYDEAVKKLTALGIKEDQIQRKDEFSNDVASGTVISQTPGVNEEFDPEIVQIELTVSKGTETVKMPDLKNLTRSEAEEKLKSAGLVLAQVQEESSYTVDQGKVTQQWPVEAGTEVSPGDKITIFISTGYPPEALQYPFNINVSPKEEGKNSKIRITYEDARGKNQEWGTRTVNSTQTLTIPLVLAPNENGAVSVYRDGQFLDTYLVSYSEAKNGTVNVPSIDPEQSTQTPPENEPDPGEGNVDEGSVDPNQEGEPESTPADGEGDSGDEDTSAMNNGKGHGKEKEKKKEVINASSRP, encoded by the coding sequence ATGATTGGGCATCAGCTAGGCGGACGCTATGAAGTGATTGAGCGTGTCGGCGGTGGCGGCATGGCTCTCGTGTACAAAGCCCAGGATCTTCTGCTGAACCGGAATGTAGCGATCAAAGTCCTTAGACAACAGTTTGTGCATGATGAAGAGTTTATTCGCCGTTTCCGCAGGGAAGCACAATCGGCCGCATCACTGTCTCACCCGAATGTAGTCAGTATATATGACGTGGGGCAGGAAGATGATGTTCATTATATTGTGATGGAGTATGTGGAAGGCAAAAACCTGAATGAAATTATAAAAGAACGTGCGCCTCTGCAGGTGGATGAATCGGTGCGAATTGCTTCCCAGATTGCAGATGCTCTTGATCATGCACATCATAATCAAATCATTCATCGGGATATCAAACCCCATAATATATTAATTGGACGGAATGGCCGCGTGAAGGTAACGGATTTCGGGATCGCGCGTGCCGTTACATCTACAACGATTACGCAGACGGGTTCTGTAGTCGGTTCTGTACATTACTTCTCACCAGAGCATGCCAAAGGCATCGTTACTGGCGAAAAATCGGACTTATATTCTCTTGGGATCGTACTCTACCAAATGCTGACTGGGCAACTTCCGTTTCTGGGAGAAAGTCCAATCAGTGTGGCATTGAAGCATTTGCAGGAAGAATTCGATGAACCACGTAAATTCAATCCATTGATTCCGCAAAGTGTGGAAAATGTCATTCTGAAATCGATGCGTAAAAATCCGCAGGAACGTTATCAGTCGGCCAAAGAAATGCAAACCGATCTGGAAACTTGCCTGATGCCGGAGAGACGCAATGAAACGAAGATTGATTTTCCGGATGAGGATGATATAGACCAGACTCGCGTTATGCCAGCCATCAAACCTGAGCCACGCGGAGTTACATCGACGGGTGCAGTGCCTGTGATGGAGTCTGATGAAGCAACTGGCAAGGGTAAGGCGAAAGTTAAGAACTGGAAGAAGCCAACATTACTCATTTCATTAACTGTTCTTATTCTAATCGCCATGGTGGGCGTTGTATGGTATGTCAAGGGTATGCTAGTTGTGCCTGAAGTTACCGTACCTAACGTGATCACCCAGACGGAAGAAAAGGCTCGGGAAATGCTTGAGGAGAAAGGGCTTGTCGTCAGTGATGAGGTCATCCGTTTGTATAAGGAAGATGTCGAACCCGGCATAGTCTTTGACCAGAGCAGAAAAGAAGGCGATGTCGTCAAAGAAGGCTCCGAGGTCCAGATCAGTGTTGGTGCAGAAAAAGAACTGGTGAAGATGATTGATGTCAAACAAGAGACTTACGATGAGGCTGTTAAGAAATTAACTGCGCTTGGCATTAAGGAAGATCAGATTCAGCGGAAAGATGAGTTCTCCAATGATGTGGCTTCAGGTACTGTTATTTCCCAGACACCTGGTGTCAATGAGGAATTCGATCCTGAGATCGTTCAGATTGAGTTAACCGTAAGTAAAGGTACCGAAACGGTCAAAATGCCTGATCTGAAAAATCTTACCCGCAGTGAAGCCGAAGAAAAACTGAAATCTGCTGGACTTGTGCTTGCTCAGGTGCAGGAAGAATCAAGTTATACGGTGGACCAGGGCAAGGTGACTCAGCAATGGCCTGTGGAAGCGGGCACAGAGGTGAGTCCTGGTGATAAAATTACCATCTTTATCAGTACAGGGTATCCGCCTGAAGCGCTGCAATATCCTTTTAATATCAATGTATCACCCAAAGAAGAGGGCAAAAACAGTAAAATCCGTATCACATATGAAGACGCACGCGGCAAAAATCAGGAATGGGGAACTCGCACTGTGAACTCAACCCAGACCTTGACCATTCCGCTTGTGCTCGCTCCAAATGAAAATGGGGCTGTGTCCGTATATCGTGATGGACAGTTCCTGGATACGTATCTTGTCTCCTACAGTGAAGCCAAAAACGGAACAGTAAACGTACCTTCCATTGACCCGGAACAAAGCACGCAGACGCCGCCAGAAAATGAGCCTGACCCAGGTGAAGGCAACGTAGATGAGGGCAGTGTTGATCCCAATCAGGAAGGTGAGCCTGAGTCCACACCGGCAGATGGTGAGGGTGACAGCGGAGATGAAGACACTTCAGCCATGAATAATGGTAAAGGGCACGGCAAGGAAAAAGAGAAGAAAAAGGAAGTCATCAACGCATCAAGCCGTCCATAA